Below is a genomic region from Desulfobaculum bizertense DSM 18034.
TTCGCGTGAATGAAATTCAAACTTGTTGGGCATAACGTCGAGAGCCTCTTTCTCTTCTGCGAGTTCGCCACCATTTTCTTTTTGAACGCGAGCGTTCAAAAAGAAAGGGTTGAGGCGCAAAGAAAAAGAACACACGCCCAGTTAATTAGGCCGAAAAAAAGGGGCCGGATGAAGGGGAAAGCCAAAGGCTTTCACTCATCCGGCCCCTTTTATTTCGGGCGAAAGCGGGATTCCCAAGGGCCTCGTCCTTGGGCGGGGTCAAGGGGCAGCGCCCCTTGCAGAGCACGAGACGGAGTCTCGTACCCCCACCCGCCCGGCGCCCCTTGCAGGGTTTGGGACAGCGTCCCAATAAAACAACATCCCACCCACTCTCACCTAAAAATTTCGAATAATCATAGTAACAGAGCTGATAACGGAGAGGGCGAAGACAAGGGCTTTGGATATTCTTGGGGGAACGAGCGGCGCGACTTTGGAAGAGAGGGCAAAGCCGATAAGCACAGCAGGGAAGAGAAAGGCAGCGAGGAAAATTTCGCGCGCATGAACCTGCCCGATGGAGCAAAGGGCGATGATGGCCATTGCGATGGAGATAATGCCGACACTAGCGAGAGTTCCTCGCAAACGCGCTGCTGATTCATTCTGGAGAGCGATCGCGACGGGAGGCAGTGAGACGCCAGAAATTGTCCCCATGAAGCCGCCAATGATACCCGCAGAAAAAAGAGTCTTGCTATTGGCGACCACAGAAAGGCCGCTCAGGCTTAAAAGTACGGCTAAAAGAATCATCCCCCCAAGAAGCAACGAAGTCTCACGCTGCGGAAGCTGAGAAAGAAGCATCGCGGCCGCAGAGGTTCCTATGACAAACCCAACAACAGTTTGTTTGACATAGCCAAGGTCAATGGCACTTCGCTCTCGGTAGACCGTCAGCAAACAAATAAAGAGCACAAGAATCACGACAGGCGCTGGCAAAAAAACTGGATTCATCATGACAAGCAACGGGCCAATGAGAAGCGCAAGGCCAAAACCAGCAACTCCCTGACTAAAGGCTCCAAAAATAACTATGAGGAACGCGTAGCTTAGCTCCTCCGGAGAAAGACCTAGGGAAGGGAACATAAAACCTATCCTGAAAAGTGTGTTCTCGGTAGCTTTAAAAAAAAGAAATGTAGGAATAAGCCCTCCCCTCTAAAAGCTCAAGCTATACCATATTTGAAAACTAGGAATAGAGGCAAGGAGTGGGCAGGTGGGTGGGTGTTGTTTTATTGGGGCGCTGCCCCAAACCCTGCAAGGGGCGCTGCCCCTTGACCCCGCCCAAGGACGAGGCCCTTGGGAATCCCGCTATCGCCCCAAATTAAAGGGCCGGATGTAAGGGAAAGCCAACGGCTTTCACACATCCGGCCCTTTAATTTGGGCCTAGTGGGCGTTTCCCTAACGCGTGTTCTTCTGCCTTTTCCAGACCGCACTTATTTTCTTTTTGAACGCGAGCGTTTAAAAAGAAAATTGTGGCGAACGCACGAGAAAGAGAAAGAGGCTCTCGACGCTAGCCCCAACAAGTTTAAAAGCCGTACAAGCGAAGCTTGTACGGCTTTTAAACTCGATGAGGATACGTAAGGGAATCATTCCCTTACGCGGGGGTTTGGGGGCAGGCCCCCAACTCTTATTTTTTTCCTTCAAGAATGCGTTTCATATCGAGAAGTTCGTCAATAATTTGGAGCTTGAGGGCGCGAGTCTGGACGTGAGCGGATTGCTCTGCGTCGATTTTTTCTTTGATAGGCTGGAGCTGAGAGCGCTCGCGAAGCCGCTTCCGGGCGCCTTCGATGGTCAAGCCCTCGTCATAGACGAGATACTGAATCATGCGAAGGGTTTTAATGTGCTCTTCGGTGTAGAGGCGCTGACCGGAGCGAGTCCGAATGGGATGGATTTGAGGGAACTCAGTCTCCCAATACCTCAACACAGACGTGTTGACGTCGAGCTTTCGAGCCACCTGTCCGATGCGATAGGTCCTGCTCATGAGTTCCTCACAAAGAGTGACGGGATAAAGGATACAAAAAACCGGTCCAGACCGGAGGGGTCCGGACCGGCGTGTACACAATATTTTAGACGTGTACCGGAAGAGCGTCCAGTACCTTCTTGAGAATCTTGGAGTTACGCTTCTCGACTTCCTTGTCTTTCAAGGTGCGATCAGCGTGACGGTACGTCATACGAACGGTGAGGTTGCGTACGTTCTCGCCTTCTGGCTCATACGAATCCAAAAGCACGACCTGCTCAAGAAGAGGCTCGTCAACGGAGCGAATGGCATCAAGCAGAGTTCCTGCGGACAGAGTCAGCGGAGCGCTCACAGTGAGGTCACGCTGAATGGGCGGGAACTTGGCAAGATTGGAGAAGGACGGCACAAGGCCTTCGAACCAGCCCTGAAGGGCGTCCATGTCCATCTCTGCCATCCAGACTTCGCGGCGGGCATTGTATGCGTCAGCGATTTCGGGCTTAATACGACCAAGCTCACCGATGACTTCGTCGTCCATAACGACTTCGACACACGGCAGGTAATACGCATGCTCGTCTTTGAGACGATACTCAGCGGCGGGCAGGCCGAGAGATTCCAAAAGCTGTTCAACCAGTCCCTTGATGTCGGAGTAATCAGCGGACTGATCATCAGGCCAAGGGAACTGCTCTTCGTTGCGGCGGCCATACACGAGCATGGCAAGACGCATAGCTTCACGAGCAGTGGTCTCAGAGTCAGCATCTGCGTGGAAAATCTTGGAGCATTCAAAGACGCGCAGGCGGTGAGCACCGTGACCGACGTTGGTGCGCACGTTCTGGAGCAGACTCGGTGCGAGGGTCGTACGGAGCACGCTCTGGTCTTCAGAAAGCGGATTCATGATGCGAACACGGGCGTCCTTGGGCTGACCAAAGGCGTCGAGGTCTTCTTCACCAACAAAGCTGTAGTTGATGACTTCGCGCAGGCCAATGCCGCGTGCCCATGCTTTCAGCCGCTTGGCAAATTCAAAACCTGTGTCCTTGAGGGCAACAGATTCCAGAGACTTTGCAACGCGAGGCAGCACAGCTTCAATGCGGTCCATGCCGTAAACTCGAGCAGCTTCCTCGTAGAGGTCAACTTCACGCTCAAAGTCGTGGCGATGGCTTGGAGCCTCAACTTTCCAGTCTGCGGGGTTGCTGTCGTCAACAACGCAGCCCAGACCTTCGAAAGTGTTCTTGCAGAACTCAGCAGAGAGCTGCACGCCAAGAAGCGCATTGCAGCGGTCGAGGCGGAAACGAAGGTAACGGGTTTCCCACGGAGTGGGTTCCACGGTAACGCGGCCAGCAAGCACTTCGCCACCAGCAAGCTGCTGCATCAGGCTCGCCACTCGGTCCGCAGCGTATCCGGCATTGTTCTGGTCAACGCCACGCTCAAAGCGGAACGATGCGTCAGAGTGCAGAGCAAGGCGTCGGGCAGTCTTACGGACTGTCGGCGGATTAAATACGGCACTTTCCAGAATCACGTCGGTAGACTCGTCGTTGATTTCGGAATTGTTGCCGCCCATGACACCAGCAAGGCCTACAGGCTTTTTGGCATCACAGATGAACAGATCACGAGGCAGGATATCCCGCTCCTGATCGTCCAGGGTCATAAATTTCTGTTCCTTGCCTGCCAGACGCACGCGCAGCTCGTCACCTTCAACAAGGTTGCGATCGTATGCGTGAGTGGGCTGGCCAAGCTCGAACATGACGTAGTTGGAAGCGTCAACAAGGTTGTTGATCGGACGAACGCCCATTGCAATCAGGCGGTAACGCATCCATGCCGGAGACGGACCAACCTTCACGCCCTTGAGAACGCGAGCATGGAACAGCGGGCACTGGTCTTTGTCTTCAATGACCAGCTTCACTGCATCAGCAGCAGCTTCACTGCTCTCTGTCAGCTCTGCCTTGGGCAGAGTCAGCGGCAGGCCATACGCCATGGACACCTCACGAGCAGCACCAAGGACGCTCAGGCAATCACCACGGTTCGGGGTGATGCCAATGTCCAGCACGGTCTCGTCAAGGTTCAGAGCCTCTGCAAGCGGTGTTCCCACTTTCAGGCTCTCGTCCAGTACCATGATGCCTGCGTGGCTATTGCCCAGACCAATCTCATCCTCTGCGCAGATCATGCCCATGGAAAGCTGGCCGCGAAGCTTCGCCTTCTTGATCTTAAAATCGCCGGGCAGTACCGCACCAATCTTCGCCACAGCAACCGTCTGGCCCTGTGCAACGTTCGGCGCACCGCACACGATAGGAAGAGGCTCGGCTTCTCCTACATCGACTTTACAGATGGAAAGCTTTGTTGCCTCTGGGTGCTTATCGCACTCCACAACATGACCAACAACGACATTCTCAAGATGAGCAAAAGGATGGTTGACTTCCTCAACCTCCAGCCCAAGCATGGTCAGTCTGTCGGCCAGCTCTTCGTCCGTTCCCTCAAAAGGAACAAACTCTCGCAACCAGTTCAGACTCAGGAGCATGTTTGCCTCCACGACCCCATACGAATCGAGCGCGGGGCCTCATGAATGATGAAGTTTTATCGCTGGCATACAGTCAGCGCGAAATATATACAGGTTAACGCCGTCGACCCTCTTACAAGCCCACAGCATCCGTCGCTTACAAGATAAAAGAAAAGTTCCCTTCCCCTTCTCTTACATCCGCTCGCAGATGTCTCCACTACGCGGCCTCTCGGCTCCGCAGCCCTTACACGACAAGACTGATTCCCATACCGCTTATTCACCCGATTATCAATATGCGCTACAAAGGGCGCCGGGTGGGTGGGTATATACGAGACTCCGTCTCGTGCTCTGCAAGGGGCGCCGCCCCTTGACCCCGCCCAAGGACGAGGCCCTTGGGAATCCCGCTTTCGCTCAAAAACTACGGCTGAATGGGATGAAAGCTTCGCTTTCCTCTCCATCAGCCGTAGTTTTGAGCTAGGGGAATTTCCTCAGCGCGTGTTCTTCTGCCTTTTTCTGCCGCACTTATTTTCTTTCTGTACGCAAGCGTTCAGAAAGAAAATGGTGGCAACGCAGGGGAAAGAGAAAGAGGCCGCTTTAGGCAGCCCCAACAAGTTTAAAAGCCGTGCAAGCGAAGCTTGAACGGCTTTTAAACTCGATGAGGATACGTAAGGGAATCATTCCCTTACGCGGGGGTTTGGGGGCTGGCCCCCAATCTTCACAGCCCAAAAAGAAAGAGCACCCACTGCAATGGGTGCTCTTAGAGCAAGAGAATGGAGAGGCGCTCTTATTTTCCGTAATACGTCGTTTTAAAGACGTCTTTCATCTGGTCGACAGTGATTTCACGGGGGTTGGTACCGGTGCAGGGGTCAGCGACGGCCTCGGAGCTAATGCGGTCGAGGTTATCGAGGAAGTCCTGTTCGGTGACGCCGAACTCTTTGAGGGTCATGGGGATCTGGAGATTCTTATTCAAGGACTCGCAGAACTCGACGAGTGAGTCGACGAGTTCTGCTACCGAGGAGCCCTTGAGTCCAAGACGTTTGGCAGCGTCGGCATACTTCTCTGCGGCGACTTCGGCATTAAAGCGGATAACCGCGGGGAGGTAGATTGCGTTAGCGCAGCCGTGAGGGATGCCGAACACTTTACCAGTCTTGTGAGCCATACTGTGGACGAGGCCAAGGATGGCGTTGGAGAAGGACATACCTGCAAGGCACTGAGCGAGATGCATTTTGGAGCGTGCGTAAGTATCTCCCGCGTAGGAGGCGAGGAGATGCTCCTGAATCATTTCAGTAGCCTTCATTGCGAGGCAGTCGGTCAACTCGTTAGCAACAGTGGAGACGTATGCTTCGAGTGAATGTGCGAGCGCATCCATACCGGTGTGTGCGACCAGTTCTGCGGGCATGGACTGCGCGAGGTCAGTATCGACGATAGCGATATCAGGGGTGATATTGAAATCGGCAATGGGGTACTTGATGCCAGTCTTTTCGTCAGTCAAAACGGAGAAAGACGTCACTTCGGTGCCGGTTCCACTGGTGGTGGTCACTGCGGCAAAATGGGCTTTTTTCCGAAGGTTCGGCAAATTGAACGGCTTGAATGCTTCTTCGAAAGTGAACTCTGGGTGTTCATAGAAGATCCACATTGCCTTGGCGGAGTCAATGGGAGAACCGCCACCAATGCCCACAATCCAGTCAGGCTGGAACTCGTTGAAAAGCTCAACACCCTTTTTGACTGTTGCAATGGAGGGATCAGACTCAACGCCTTCAAAAACAACGGTCTCAAGGCCTGCTTCTTTAAGATTGCCAAGAATCTTCTCAAGACCGCCATTTTCCTTGATGGAACCGCCACCAATAACAACAACAGCTTTCTTGCCGTCGAGTTTTTTCAATTCGTCAATGGTACCCTGACCAAAATAAACTTCGCGGGGAATAGTAAACTGAGCCACAGCATTTCTCCTCAAATGTGGAGTGGATGCAAAAAGCACCCACTCCCACCAATAAAACCAAACACAAAGCAAACACTACTGCCAGTCCCATACCTCTTTGGAACCAACGAGTCGGATAGTATAAATTTTTGTTTGCCTGTAAAGAGGGCACCTTATTGTATCGTGGTATACAAATAGTTCCCCACTCCCCTCTTCACTCACCACCTATTTTTTCATAAAATGTGCCTCACTTTGTTTTTAACATAGTATTATTGTATAGCTCTCGGGCCTGCTCGCCCTTGGAACACTGCGCGCAGGCAACCTCACTTCACTGGTTTCTGAATGGTAACCAGTTTTCGAAACTTTTTTGTTCCCCAAGAAAACACAACACTACTGCCCTCGCTTTTCCCAACAAAAGCCCGGGATTTTGACGTTTGAAAACTGCGCGAACACAACACGCGTTTCCAACAAGGACCCCCAAATGCCCGAAGAAAGAACCCACAAGGTCAGCTGTACCAACTACACCTACGAACTCGAAGTCGGCTTCGAAATTCTCTCAGGGAAATGGATTCCCCTCATCCTCGCCCACCTCGCCGATGGCCCGCACCGCTTCGGACAGCTTCGTCGACTTATGCCCGACGTTACAAAAAAAATGCTTACGCAACAGCTGCGAAACCTCGAAAAGTACAGCATCGTCCACAGAGAGGTCTATCCGCAGGTGCCGCCCGTCGTTGAATACTCCCTCACCCCCATCGGACAGAAACTCGTCCCCATCCTCCACCACGTTAGCGACTGGTCCCACGAGTATCTCCAGCTCCGCGATCAACTTGGACTTAACTAAAATTTTTAGAGCGGGTGGGTATACGAGACTCCGTCTCGTGCTCTGCAAGGGGCGCCAGGGTGGGCGGGGCTTGTTTTGTATTGGGACGCTGTCCCAAACCCTGCAAGGGGCGCTGCCCCTTGACCCCGCCCAAGGACGAGGCCCTTGGGAATCCCGATTTCGCCCAAAATTAAAGGGCCGGATGTGTGAAAGCCGTTGGCTTTCCCTTACATCCGGCCCTTTAATTTTGGCCTAGTGGGCGTTTCCCTAACGCGTGTTCTTCTGCCTTTTCCTGACCGCACTTCTTTTCTTTCTGAACGCTCGCGTTCAAAAAGAAAATGGTGGCAACACACGAGAAAGAGAACGACGTTCTTTTCGTTTTCTCACCCAAGTTTGAATTTCATTCACGCGAAGCGTGGATGGAATTCAAACTCGATGAGGATACGTAAGGGAATCATTCCCTTACGCGGGGGTTTGGGGGCTGGCCCCCAATCTTCTTCCCACCACACTTACTTGTGGCCAGAGACTTTGTACTTCTTGAGTTTGTACTGAAAGAGCGACTTGGAGATACCGAGTGACTCTGCGGCTTTAACTTTGACAAAATCGTTGCGAGCGAGAGCACGACGAACAAGGGCGGCTTCGATCTTGGCCAAGGTGTCAGAGAGATTCAGCTCAGCGGGGAGCAAATCGACAGCGCTCTTAAACTGCGATTCTTCGTCACAGACTTCGGCGGGAAGATCGTCAACGTCAATGTTCTCACCGGAAGAAAGGACAACACAACGCTCAATGACGTTCTGAAGCTGGCGAACATTTCCGGGCCACTCGTAACCAGTGAGATAATTCAAGGCATCGGGGGTAAAGGCCAACACTGAACTGTTGTTTTCTTCGCAGTATTTTTGCAAAAAATGCGCAGCTAAAAGAGGGATGTCCTCGCGCCGCTCGCGTAAGGGCGGCACGTCAATACGAACAACATTGAGACGATAATACAGATCTTCGCGGAAGGAGCCTTCCTTGACGGCCTCGGCGAGGTCAACATTTGTCGCGGCGACAATGCGAATATCGACTTCAATTTCCTGCGTCCCGCCAACACGCTCAAACTTCCGCTCCTGGAGAACGCGAAGGAGCTTCACCTGAAGCTCTGGAGTCAGCTCACCAATCTCGTCGAGAAAAAGCGTACCACCGTCAGCAAGTTCAAAGCGCCCGCGACGACTGGCAACGGCACCCGTAAAAGAGCCTTTCTCGTGACCAAAAAGTTCACTTTCGAGAACGCCGGGAGAAAGTGCCATGCAGTTCACGGAGACAAAGGGCTGATCCTTGCGAGAGGAGGAAAAATGAATTGCGCGGGCGATGAGTTCCTTACCTGTACCGGATTCACCTTCGACGAGAACCGTGCTGCGAGAGGGAGCGGCTTTGTCGACCATTGTAAGGACGTGCATCATGGCCTTGGAGTTGCCAATGATGTTGTGCAACCCGTAGCGATCCTGAAGATTTTCCCGAAGGAGTCGGTTGCTGCGATGCATGTCCGCAAGCTGGGTAGCCTTGGCAATGGAGAGCATCAGCTCTTCGTTAGAAAAAGGCTTGGAAATGTAGTCAAAGGCACCAAGGCGCATTGCCTCGACAGCGGATTCGATGCTGCCGAAAGCGGTCATAATGAGCACAGGAATGTGAGGATAATCCTTGTGTACCCGCTCCAAAACCTCACGACCGGAGAGCTTGGGCATTTTCATGTCGGTAACAAGGACATCAACCTCTGATTCCTCAAGGTAGGTCAGGGCGAGTTCCGGATCAGAGAGAGCCGTAACAGAATAGCCTGCTTCTTCGAGCAGTGCTTCGAGAACAACAAGATAATTCCGCTCGTCGTCGAGTACGAGAATATTGTGTGCCATGAGTCTCTGTTTCCTTTTCTATTCAGACGGGAAAAGAATGCTTACCCGGGCACCACCCTGTCCGGTATTGGAAAGCTCAAGCTCGGCCTGATGGCTGGAAAGAATATTTTCCACAATAGCGAGGCCAAGCCCTGTGCCATGGTCCTTGGTGGTATAAAACGGTTCTTTTGCTCGGTGCAGGACTTCGGTAGAAAATCCGGGACCAGTGTCATCGATGCTCAAATTCACGCCTTTTCGCAGGGTCGAAGCCGAGAGTGTGATTGTGCCATCGCGCTCCATGGCCTGCAACGCATTGCCAATGACATTGTACACGGCACGATAGAGAAGGTCCTTGTCCCCTCGAACCAGAAGATTCTCGGAATAATTGCGAACAAGAGAAATATTTCGCTCCCGACACTCGTGCTCCAAAAAGGCGACAGCCTGATCAAGAATAGCAGCAAGGTCGATTTTTTCCATGCGAGGTTTCTTTGGGCGAGCGTAGTCGAGAAAGTCGTTTACAGTCTGCCCAAGTCGCCGAATCTCGTCATTCATGACCTCAAGCATCCGGGTCGACGCGCTGGGCTTCTCCTTCTTGGCCTTCGTGAGCAGATACTCTGCACTGGACTGAATAATGCCAAGAGGGTTGCGAATTTCGTGAGCAATGCCAGCAACAACGCGGCCCATACTCGCGAGCTTCTCTGCCTGATGCAGCTCGCGTTCGAGCTTTTCCCGCTCCTTGAGGCGCTGGGCATTAATGCCATCAGCCTTGTGAATCATCACGAGAAGCACGAGGAAAATCACAAGCGACGAGAAGAACGACGTCACGATGATTATCCACTGGAAGCTAATAACCGTACTGTAATCTTCGGTAATATCCTGAGTAAATTCAAGGACACCCATGATCTGCCCCGATGGTCCCCCAGGGAAGAGGGAACGCTCTGTGCGTAGCGGATACACGGTGCGGAGGATGACGCTTTTCGGCTCCATTTCAAAAGTAAACATGGCGCGCCACGGCGAGACATTACTCACGACCTGAAAACTGTGCTTGAGCTGGCTAAAAGCCTGACTCACGGCAGCACTCGACAGGTCTTTGCGCCCAACAATATCTTTTTGCAGGGAAAACGAAACAACGTCTTCATCGTCATAGATGCGCAAATCAAAAATATGCTGGCCGTGGATTGTTTCCTTGAGCACTCGCTCAAGGTGCTGGGCCTGCTCTGGATTTTGCAGTTCTATGTGCCGAAAACGCAAAAGAATCGGAACGGTAAAGCGCTGGAAAACCTGATGGTTAATATTCTGGGCGAGGAGCAGGGCAAATTCCTGCTGCTTTGTCAGAAGGGTCTGGCGAGCATAATTCGCCATAACAACAGACAGGAAGAGACTCATTGCCAAAATCAGCGACAGCGATCCCCACGAAAGGAATTTGGCAAAACGAAATGGTGTTGCGCCGGAAGCACTGGCGCGCTGAGCTATCACAAGTCTCCTCCTGTCATAAATACTCTGCCCTATTTATACAGGACAGCTTCAATCTTTTTGAGTGCCTTTTCGACGGTTTCGTCGGCAAGGGCATATGAAAAACGAATACAGTTGTCGTCACCAAAGGCAACGCCCGGAACAGTTGCGACGCCTGCCTCTTCGAGCAACAGGGTACACAGGCTTGCGGAATCCGCAAAGCGTTCGCCGTAGAGTGCGCTCACGTCCGGGAACAAGTAGAATGCGCCTTCTGGTTTGGGGCACACAACGCCCTTCCAGCCAGAAACAATAGCCATTGCCTTGTCGCGGCGACGAACAAAGGCCTGACGCATATCTTCGAGCATATCAGTCGGGCCTGTCAGGGCTGCGAGGGCTGCTCGCTGGGCAATAGAGCAAATATTTGAAGTACTCTGGCTCTGCACACGCGACATCGCCTTGATGAGGTCAGGGTGCGCCAATGCGTAGCCAATGCGCCAGCCTGTCATGGCAAAGCTTTTGGACAAGCCATTCACAACAGCCACGTGCTCCGGGTGTTTCTCCCAGAAGGAACTCAGGCTCACCGAACCAGCCGAACCGTACACGAGCTGGTCATAAATTTCGTCAGAAATAATAAAGACATCATGGGCCACTGCCCACTCCGCAATCGCAAACAGCTCCGCCTCGGTATACTGCGCTCCCGTCGGGTTTGACGGCGAATTCAGAATCAGCACCCGGGTCTTTTCTGTACGAGCTGCTTCCAGCTGCTCGACATCAATCTTGAAGCCTTTGCTTGCCGGAGCAGACACCGTCACCGGAACACCGTCTGCCAGCTCGACCATTGCCGGGTAACTCACCCAGTATGGTCCCGGGATCAGCACTTCTTCACCCGGATTCAGCAGACAGAGCAGCAGGTTATACAGAGCCTGCTTGCCGCCGTTCGTCACTATCGTACAGTCTGCTTTCGCATTCGTACCGTAATGAGAGTTAAAGTACTGGGCGACAGCGTCGCGCAGCTCCGGGATTCCCGGCACTTGAGTATAGCGGGTAA
It encodes:
- a CDS encoding sulfite exporter TauE/SafE family protein is translated as MFPSLGLSPEELSYAFLIVIFGAFSQGVAGFGLALLIGPLLVMMNPVFLPAPVVILVLFICLLTVYRERSAIDLGYVKQTVVGFVIGTSAAAMLLSQLPQRETSLLLGGMILLAVLLSLSGLSVVANSKTLFSAGIIGGFMGTISGVSLPPVAIALQNESAARLRGTLASVGIISIAMAIIALCSIGQVHAREIFLAAFLFPAVLIGFALSSKVAPLVPPRISKALVFALSVISSVTMIIRNF
- a CDS encoding MerR family transcriptional regulator, with product MSRTYRIGQVARKLDVNTSVLRYWETEFPQIHPIRTRSGQRLYTEEHIKTLRMIQYLVYDEGLTIEGARKRLRERSQLQPIKEKIDAEQSAHVQTRALKLQIIDELLDMKRILEGKK
- the pheT gene encoding phenylalanine--tRNA ligase subunit beta → MLLSLNWLREFVPFEGTDEELADRLTMLGLEVEEVNHPFAHLENVVVGHVVECDKHPEATKLSICKVDVGEAEPLPIVCGAPNVAQGQTVAVAKIGAVLPGDFKIKKAKLRGQLSMGMICAEDEIGLGNSHAGIMVLDESLKVGTPLAEALNLDETVLDIGITPNRGDCLSVLGAAREVSMAYGLPLTLPKAELTESSEAAADAVKLVIEDKDQCPLFHARVLKGVKVGPSPAWMRYRLIAMGVRPINNLVDASNYVMFELGQPTHAYDRNLVEGDELRVRLAGKEQKFMTLDDQERDILPRDLFICDAKKPVGLAGVMGGNNSEINDESTDVILESAVFNPPTVRKTARRLALHSDASFRFERGVDQNNAGYAADRVASLMQQLAGGEVLAGRVTVEPTPWETRYLRFRLDRCNALLGVQLSAEFCKNTFEGLGCVVDDSNPADWKVEAPSHRHDFEREVDLYEEAARVYGMDRIEAVLPRVAKSLESVALKDTGFEFAKRLKAWARGIGLREVINYSFVGEEDLDAFGQPKDARVRIMNPLSEDQSVLRTTLAPSLLQNVRTNVGHGAHRLRVFECSKIFHADADSETTAREAMRLAMLVYGRRNEEQFPWPDDQSADYSDIKGLVEQLLESLGLPAAEYRLKDEHAYYLPCVEVVMDDEVIGELGRIKPEIADAYNARREVWMAEMDMDALQGWFEGLVPSFSNLAKFPPIQRDLTVSAPLTLSAGTLLDAIRSVDEPLLEQVVLLDSYEPEGENVRNLTVRMTYRHADRTLKDKEVEKRNSKILKKVLDALPVHV
- a CDS encoding iron-containing alcohol dehydrogenase translates to MAQFTIPREVYFGQGTIDELKKLDGKKAVVVIGGGSIKENGGLEKILGNLKEAGLETVVFEGVESDPSIATVKKGVELFNEFQPDWIVGIGGGSPIDSAKAMWIFYEHPEFTFEEAFKPFNLPNLRKKAHFAAVTTTSGTGTEVTSFSVLTDEKTGIKYPIADFNITPDIAIVDTDLAQSMPAELVAHTGMDALAHSLEAYVSTVANELTDCLAMKATEMIQEHLLASYAGDTYARSKMHLAQCLAGMSFSNAILGLVHSMAHKTGKVFGIPHGCANAIYLPAVIRFNAEVAAEKYADAAKRLGLKGSSVAELVDSLVEFCESLNKNLQIPMTLKEFGVTEQDFLDNLDRISSEAVADPCTGTNPREITVDQMKDVFKTTYYGK
- a CDS encoding winged helix-turn-helix transcriptional regulator, giving the protein MPEERTHKVSCTNYTYELEVGFEILSGKWIPLILAHLADGPHRFGQLRRLMPDVTKKMLTQQLRNLEKYSIVHREVYPQVPPVVEYSLTPIGQKLVPILHHVSDWSHEYLQLRDQLGLN
- a CDS encoding sigma-54-dependent transcriptional regulator is translated as MAHNILVLDDERNYLVVLEALLEEAGYSVTALSDPELALTYLEESEVDVLVTDMKMPKLSGREVLERVHKDYPHIPVLIMTAFGSIESAVEAMRLGAFDYISKPFSNEELMLSIAKATQLADMHRSNRLLRENLQDRYGLHNIIGNSKAMMHVLTMVDKAAPSRSTVLVEGESGTGKELIARAIHFSSSRKDQPFVSVNCMALSPGVLESELFGHEKGSFTGAVASRRGRFELADGGTLFLDEIGELTPELQVKLLRVLQERKFERVGGTQEIEVDIRIVAATNVDLAEAVKEGSFREDLYYRLNVVRIDVPPLRERREDIPLLAAHFLQKYCEENNSSVLAFTPDALNYLTGYEWPGNVRQLQNVIERCVVLSSGENIDVDDLPAEVCDEESQFKSAVDLLPAELNLSDTLAKIEAALVRRALARNDFVKVKAAESLGISKSLFQYKLKKYKVSGHK
- a CDS encoding ATP-binding protein, with product MIAQRASASGATPFRFAKFLSWGSLSLILAMSLFLSVVMANYARQTLLTKQQEFALLLAQNINHQVFQRFTVPILLRFRHIELQNPEQAQHLERVLKETIHGQHIFDLRIYDDEDVVSFSLQKDIVGRKDLSSAAVSQAFSQLKHSFQVVSNVSPWRAMFTFEMEPKSVILRTVYPLRTERSLFPGGPSGQIMGVLEFTQDITEDYSTVISFQWIIIVTSFFSSLVIFLVLLVMIHKADGINAQRLKEREKLERELHQAEKLASMGRVVAGIAHEIRNPLGIIQSSAEYLLTKAKKEKPSASTRMLEVMNDEIRRLGQTVNDFLDYARPKKPRMEKIDLAAILDQAVAFLEHECRERNISLVRNYSENLLVRGDKDLLYRAVYNVIGNALQAMERDGTITLSASTLRKGVNLSIDDTGPGFSTEVLHRAKEPFYTTKDHGTGLGLAIVENILSSHQAELELSNTGQGGARVSILFPSE
- a CDS encoding pyridoxal phosphate-dependent aminotransferase → MRISTKISQVKPSATLAVSAKAMELRAQGRDIISLSVGEPDFDTPQHIRDAAKQALDDGFTRYTQVPGIPELRDAVAQYFNSHYGTNAKADCTIVTNGGKQALYNLLLCLLNPGEEVLIPGPYWVSYPAMVELADGVPVTVSAPASKGFKIDVEQLEAARTEKTRVLILNSPSNPTGAQYTEAELFAIAEWAVAHDVFIISDEIYDQLVYGSAGSVSLSSFWEKHPEHVAVVNGLSKSFAMTGWRIGYALAHPDLIKAMSRVQSQSTSNICSIAQRAALAALTGPTDMLEDMRQAFVRRRDKAMAIVSGWKGVVCPKPEGAFYLFPDVSALYGERFADSASLCTLLLEEAGVATVPGVAFGDDNCIRFSYALADETVEKALKKIEAVLYK